A window from Verrucomicrobiota bacterium encodes these proteins:
- a CDS encoding response regulator, giving the protein MTSVRTRRANYRRPRAQPTTMDVPVVVFTNSCLGNLGQQAWAAGANKCLKEMFDVAHGLAGKAGMIATGIEHPVEALRTIEKQPFDLLILDVNMPRMDGHELCVKLRAIPSRARTPIVFVTSLSGFERCARAAPSGGNDLVAKPIFPIALAVKAIMFALKSRLGIVTKSA; this is encoded by the coding sequence ATGACTTCCGTAAGAACCCGCCGCGCAAACTACCGTCGACCACGGGCGCAACCCACGACAATGGATGTGCCGGTCGTCGTCTTCACCAACTCCTGCCTCGGAAACCTCGGGCAACAGGCGTGGGCGGCCGGCGCCAACAAGTGCCTCAAGGAGATGTTCGACGTCGCGCACGGGCTCGCCGGGAAGGCCGGGATGATCGCCACCGGCATCGAGCATCCCGTGGAGGCGCTCCGCACCATCGAGAAACAGCCGTTCGACCTCCTCATCCTCGACGTGAACATGCCGCGGATGGACGGCCACGAACTTTGCGTGAAGCTCCGCGCCATCCCCTCGCGGGCGCGCACGCCCATTGTGTTTGTCACCAGCCTCTCCGGCTTCGAGCGCTGCGCGCGCGCCGCCCCCAGCGGCGGCAACGACCTCGTCGCGAAGCCCATTTTCCCCATCGCACTCGCTGTCAAGGCCATCATGTTTGCCCTCAAGTCGCGCCTCGGCATCGTGACCAAGTCGGCGTGA
- a CDS encoding PDZ domain-containing protein, whose product MLDAGGDHPGLPGEPVRDVEHLLEALVGAGRPRLLPEVSEAGVGEDDDRHIHCRGLRPWSTVVCAAGSYGSHSSTAGSMRGAVSSAVGALLRRRPITLALQPREGHGVELQQLSEPPMNARILSALLLPVVATFSAVAQGGFPQRGPGGTTGSSDASPPMRMLPGDWTSKLRWRTIGPSVTGGRIVDLAVNESDPANYYIASASGGLWKTTNNGVTVEPVFEKENTVSLGDAAVAPSDPRIVWVGTGEHNARNSASWGDGVYKSTDAGKTWKNMGLERIFQTGRIAIHPKNPDIVYVGALGRLWGPNPERGVYRTKDGGKTWDRVLFVDDKTGCIDLVMNPANPNELFAAMYERLRDPFDGNDPVKRHAPGSGLYKTTDGGATWKKCTNGLPTVNLGRIGLTYFRKNPRTLFAVVESEKIGTGPTNATRTGTAYMGLTGENADGGAKLLTVIPEGPADSGGLRPGDIITTLDGKKIESYEALLDRIRDQKPQDKVKFIVKRDDKPQTIEVTLGQRPQGFGGGGGGGGGGNNAFAAQLGGQNANVQERQGKEGFQTGGVYKSTDGGEKWERINSLNPRPFYFSKIHVDPNDDKFIFVLGISLHMSTDGGKTFRSDAGRSVHADHHAMWINPRDGRHIILGGDGGFYETHDRAKTWEFVNTLPLAQFYHVAVDSRRLYRVYGGLQDNGTWAGPSMLRSRTGPTAEDWLPIGGGDGFMCAVDRDDPDLVYFESQNGVMGRVNIRTGERGRIRPEAPRGSTLRFNWKTPFTLSAHNAKVFYCGAQFVYRSLDRGEKLRQISPELTRTRRGTLSALSESPLNPDVLWAGTDDGWLWITKDGGHTWNNLTANLKDIPGPRWVSTIEASRFKEGRCYVTFDGHRSDDDKPWIFATEDFGATWRPLMANLPEHTTRCLREDIENPNLLFLGTEFGVWTSVDRGQSWSSLKCNMPTVAVHDFAISAKAGELVAASHGRGLWIHDLALLRQVTKDTSLADVQLFKPQPATLWAGSITRRYYGEQFFTGQNPAAGANIFLSLPKDAKQAALKITDTDGKLVRDLPVRTNAGLQVITWDLRRARTGGGPGGGFGGLAGGGGGRGPGAGAEGAGPQATPQRPAGGPGGSGQGKGRPGGAQAGQARGTNAPPAGAAGGLGGLFSGRGPGDLFDRLDTDKNGTLTPDEINTDPVAAETLQRFGLDPTQSIARDAMERAVQETMGRLAGGAFGRPVETGRYRLELAVDGVVKIADLHVHADPDYPEATTMLQMQEEEFFLWLRKRGKTAD is encoded by the coding sequence ATGCTCGATGCCGGTGGCGATCATCCCGGCCTTCCCGGCGAGCCCGTGCGCGACGTCGAACATCTCCTTGAGGCACTTGTTGGCGCCGGCCGCCCACGCCTGTTGCCCGAGGTTTCCGAGGCAGGAGTTGGTGAAGACGACGACCGGCACATCCATTGTCGTGGGTTGCGCCCGTGGTCGACGGTAGTTTGCGCGGCGGGTTCTTACGGAAGTCATTCGAGCACCGCAGGGTCAATGCGCGGGGCAGTCAGTTCCGCGGTGGGCGCACTCTTGCGTAGGCGGCCGATAACTCTCGCCTTGCAACCCCGCGAGGGACATGGTGTTGAATTGCAGCAACTCAGCGAGCCTCCCATGAATGCCAGAATTCTGTCCGCACTCTTGTTGCCCGTCGTCGCCACCTTCAGCGCCGTCGCGCAGGGCGGTTTCCCGCAACGCGGGCCCGGCGGAACCACCGGGTCCAGCGACGCTTCGCCGCCGATGCGGATGTTGCCGGGCGATTGGACCTCGAAGCTCCGGTGGCGCACCATCGGTCCGAGCGTCACGGGCGGCCGCATCGTGGACCTCGCGGTCAACGAGTCCGACCCCGCCAATTATTACATCGCCTCCGCGTCCGGCGGCTTGTGGAAGACCACCAACAACGGCGTGACGGTCGAGCCCGTGTTCGAGAAGGAAAACACGGTGTCGCTCGGCGACGCCGCGGTCGCGCCTTCGGATCCGAGGATCGTCTGGGTCGGCACCGGCGAACACAACGCGCGCAACTCCGCCTCGTGGGGCGACGGTGTTTACAAGTCCACCGACGCCGGCAAGACATGGAAGAACATGGGCCTCGAGAGAATCTTTCAAACCGGCCGCATCGCCATCCATCCGAAGAATCCAGACATCGTGTATGTCGGCGCGCTCGGCCGCTTGTGGGGGCCGAATCCGGAACGCGGCGTCTATCGCACGAAGGACGGCGGCAAGACGTGGGACCGCGTGCTGTTCGTGGACGACAAGACGGGCTGCATTGACCTCGTGATGAATCCGGCGAACCCCAACGAACTCTTCGCCGCGATGTATGAGCGCTTGCGCGACCCGTTCGACGGCAACGACCCGGTGAAGCGTCATGCTCCAGGCTCCGGCCTCTACAAAACCACCGACGGCGGCGCGACATGGAAGAAATGCACCAACGGCCTGCCCACCGTGAACTTGGGCCGCATCGGCCTCACCTATTTCCGGAAGAATCCCAGGACGCTCTTCGCCGTCGTCGAGTCCGAGAAGATCGGCACCGGTCCCACGAACGCCACGCGCACCGGCACGGCCTACATGGGACTCACAGGCGAAAACGCCGACGGCGGCGCGAAACTCCTCACGGTCATCCCCGAAGGTCCCGCGGATTCCGGCGGGCTCAGGCCCGGCGACATCATCACCACGCTCGACGGAAAGAAGATCGAGTCCTACGAGGCGTTGCTCGACCGCATCCGCGACCAGAAACCGCAGGACAAGGTGAAGTTCATCGTCAAGCGCGACGACAAGCCTCAGACCATCGAAGTCACGCTCGGGCAGCGGCCGCAGGGTTTTGGCGGCGGCGGTGGCGGTGGAGGCGGTGGGAACAACGCCTTCGCCGCGCAGCTCGGCGGTCAAAATGCCAACGTGCAGGAGCGGCAGGGCAAGGAGGGCTTCCAGACCGGCGGCGTTTACAAGTCCACCGACGGCGGCGAGAAGTGGGAGCGCATCAACAGCCTCAACCCGCGCCCGTTCTACTTCAGCAAAATCCACGTGGACCCGAACGACGACAAGTTCATCTTCGTGCTCGGCATCTCGCTGCACATGTCCACCGACGGCGGCAAGACCTTCCGTTCCGACGCGGGCCGGAGCGTCCACGCCGACCATCACGCGATGTGGATCAATCCGCGCGACGGCCGTCACATCATCCTTGGCGGCGACGGCGGCTTTTACGAGACGCACGACCGCGCGAAGACGTGGGAGTTCGTGAACACGCTGCCCCTTGCGCAGTTCTATCACGTGGCCGTGGACTCCCGCAGGCTCTACCGAGTTTACGGAGGTTTGCAGGACAATGGCACGTGGGCGGGCCCGAGCATGTTGCGCTCGCGCACCGGCCCGACCGCCGAAGACTGGCTGCCCATCGGCGGTGGCGACGGCTTCATGTGCGCCGTGGACCGCGACGACCCCGACCTCGTTTACTTCGAATCCCAAAACGGCGTCATGGGCCGCGTGAACATCCGCACCGGCGAGCGCGGGCGCATCCGGCCCGAGGCACCACGCGGCTCGACGCTCCGGTTCAACTGGAAGACGCCCTTCACGTTATCGGCTCACAACGCGAAAGTCTTCTACTGCGGCGCCCAGTTCGTCTACCGCTCGCTGGATCGCGGCGAAAAGCTCCGCCAGATTTCGCCCGAGCTCACCCGGACGCGCCGCGGCACCCTGAGCGCGCTGTCCGAGTCGCCCTTGAATCCCGACGTGCTTTGGGCCGGCACCGACGACGGCTGGCTCTGGATCACCAAGGACGGCGGCCACACTTGGAACAACCTCACCGCGAACCTCAAGGACATCCCCGGCCCGCGATGGGTCAGCACCATCGAAGCCTCGCGCTTCAAGGAAGGCCGCTGTTACGTCACGTTTGACGGGCACCGCTCCGATGACGACAAGCCGTGGATTTTCGCCACTGAAGATTTCGGCGCCACGTGGAGGCCGCTCATGGCCAACCTCCCCGAGCATACCACCCGCTGTCTCCGCGAGGACATCGAGAATCCCAACCTGCTCTTCCTCGGCACCGAGTTCGGCGTGTGGACCAGCGTGGACCGCGGCCAGTCATGGTCCAGCCTCAAGTGCAATATGCCCACCGTCGCCGTGCATGACTTCGCCATCTCCGCGAAGGCCGGCGAACTCGTCGCCGCCTCGCACGGGCGCGGACTGTGGATTCACGACCTCGCGCTGCTCCGCCAAGTCACGAAGGACACTTCGCTCGCCGACGTGCAGCTCTTCAAACCCCAGCCCGCCACGCTCTGGGCCGGCAGCATCACCCGCCGCTACTATGGCGAGCAGTTTTTCACCGGCCAGAATCCCGCCGCGGGCGCGAACATCTTCCTCTCGCTGCCAAAGGACGCCAAGCAAGCCGCGCTCAAGATCACCGACACCGACGGGAAACTCGTGCGCGACCTGCCCGTCCGCACCAACGCCGGACTCCAAGTCATCACGTGGGACCTCCGCCGCGCCCGCACCGGCGGTGGCCCTGGCGGCGGCTTTGGTGGACTTGCTGGTGGCGGCGGCGGACGCGGCCCCGGCGCGGGGGCCGAAGGTGCCGGCCCGCAAGCCACACCGCAGCGACCCGCCGGCGGCCCCGGCGGCAGCGGACAAGGCAAAGGCCGTCCCGGAGGCGCCCAAGCAGGCCAAGCCCGCGGCACCAACGCGCCACCGGCGGGCGCGGCCGGCGGCCTCGGCGGGCTCTTTAGCGGACGCGGCCCCGGCGACTTGTTCGACCGGCTCGACACCGACAAGAACGGCACCCTCACTCCAGACGAAATCAACACCGACCCGGTGGCAGCCGAGACCCTCCAGCGCTTCGGCCTCGACCCCACGCAATCCATCGCCAGAGACGCGATGGAACGCGCCGTGCAAGAGACGATGGGCCGCCTCGCCGGCGGCGCGTTTGGACGCCCCGTGGAGACCGGCCGCTACCGCCTCGAGCTTGCCGTGGACGGCGTCGTGAAGATCGCCGACCTCCACGTCCATGCCGACCCCGACTACCCCGAAGCCACCACCATGCTCCAGATGCAGGAGGAGGAATTCTTCCTCTGGCTCCGCAAGCGCGGCAAAACGGCGGACTGA
- a CDS encoding histidinol-phosphatase HisJ family protein has protein sequence MRLPADYHMHTPLCRHATGEPTEYAARALELGLTEIGFTDHSPMLRDDFDDWRMRNDQLDDYVDKVCKARRDHPRLTIKLALEVDYLPGHEDWIRDLAARHPWDYFIGSVHYVSDSWAVDNPNKLSEWKHRDAWEVWSVYFDRLTMAAATGLFEIIGHADLPKKFGHRPQRDCTPLYERFLAVARQTGTAIELNTAGLRKDCREVYPNRALLEVAFRLGVPVTFGSDAHAAAEVGLNLGDAVELARGVGYTTSLRFTRRQSEVVPIEPA, from the coding sequence GTGCGCCTGCCCGCCGATTACCACATGCACACGCCGCTGTGCCGTCACGCGACCGGCGAGCCCACGGAATACGCCGCGCGCGCGCTGGAACTTGGCCTCACCGAGATTGGCTTCACCGATCACTCGCCGATGTTGCGGGACGACTTCGACGACTGGCGCATGCGCAACGACCAGCTCGACGACTACGTTGACAAGGTCTGCAAGGCCCGCCGGGACCACCCGCGCCTCACCATCAAGCTCGCCCTCGAAGTAGATTACCTGCCGGGCCACGAGGATTGGATTCGCGACCTCGCCGCGCGCCACCCGTGGGATTACTTCATCGGCTCCGTTCACTACGTCTCCGACTCTTGGGCCGTGGACAACCCCAACAAACTCTCCGAGTGGAAGCACCGCGACGCGTGGGAAGTGTGGTCCGTCTATTTCGACAGGCTCACGATGGCGGCTGCGACCGGGCTATTCGAGATCATCGGCCACGCGGACCTCCCGAAGAAGTTCGGCCATCGGCCGCAGCGCGATTGCACGCCGCTCTACGAACGCTTCCTCGCCGTCGCAAGGCAGACCGGCACCGCAATCGAGCTCAACACCGCGGGCCTGCGCAAGGATTGTCGCGAGGTTTATCCCAACCGCGCGCTGCTCGAAGTCGCCTTCCGCCTCGGCGTGCCCGTCACCTTCGGCTCGGATGCGCACGCGGCGGCCGAAGTCGGGCTGAATCTCGGCGACGCCGTCGAACTCGCGCGCGGCGTCGGCTACACCACGAGCCTGCGATTCACCCGACGCCAAAGCGAAGTGGTTCCGATCGAACCCGCGTGA
- a CDS encoding adenylosuccinate synthase: MANTILVGAQWGDEGKGKIIDVLTERADIVVRTQGGNNAGHTVFLGPKKYVLHLIPSGILRAGKQCVIGNGVVVDPVGLVTEMDGLHRLGIKVTPRNLVLSETAHVVFPYHRELDGAREAAKGRNKIGTTKRGIGPTYGDKAARVGLRMIDLINPARFEEKLRARVAENNAVLKAMGAAPLSFKQVHAAYRAAGDRLAPYVANTVVLLHDAIRRGRDILFEGAQGTFLDIDHGTYPFVTSSNTTAGGACTGSGVPPHRMDVVYGVMKAYTTRVGEGPLPTENAEIADMLHAMGREFGATTGRARRCGWFDSVATRHATMVNGIDRLAVTNLDGLDTLDTIKVCVAYRVGTKRFDYVPNDVELLAKCEPVYQEFPGWGTPTDKASTWKQLPEKARSYLKSLAALTGAKLAIASVGPAREQTIFVQ, translated from the coding sequence ATGGCGAATACGATTCTCGTCGGCGCCCAGTGGGGCGACGAAGGCAAGGGCAAGATCATTGACGTGCTCACCGAGCGCGCGGACATCGTCGTCCGCACGCAGGGCGGCAACAACGCCGGCCACACGGTCTTTCTCGGGCCGAAGAAATACGTGCTGCACCTCATCCCCTCGGGCATCCTGCGCGCCGGCAAGCAGTGTGTGATCGGCAACGGCGTCGTGGTGGACCCGGTGGGACTCGTCACGGAAATGGACGGCCTGCACCGGCTCGGCATCAAGGTCACGCCGCGCAATCTCGTGCTGAGCGAGACCGCGCACGTTGTCTTCCCCTACCACCGCGAGCTGGACGGGGCGCGCGAAGCCGCCAAGGGTCGCAACAAGATTGGCACAACCAAGCGCGGCATCGGCCCCACCTACGGCGACAAGGCCGCGCGCGTCGGCTTGCGAATGATCGACCTGATCAATCCGGCGCGCTTCGAGGAGAAACTCCGCGCGCGGGTCGCGGAGAACAACGCGGTGCTCAAGGCCATGGGCGCTGCGCCGCTGTCGTTCAAACAGGTTCACGCCGCGTATCGGGCGGCGGGCGACCGGCTTGCTCCCTACGTGGCGAACACGGTCGTGCTCCTGCACGATGCGATACGGCGCGGCCGCGACATCCTGTTCGAAGGCGCACAAGGGACATTCCTGGACATCGACCACGGCACGTATCCATTCGTGACCTCGTCGAACACCACGGCGGGCGGCGCTTGCACCGGCTCGGGCGTGCCGCCACACCGCATGGATGTGGTCTATGGCGTGATGAAGGCCTACACGACGCGCGTCGGCGAAGGGCCGCTTCCCACCGAGAACGCGGAGATCGCCGACATGCTGCACGCGATGGGCCGCGAGTTCGGCGCGACAACGGGCCGGGCGAGGCGCTGCGGGTGGTTTGATTCAGTGGCGACTCGCCACGCGACGATGGTCAACGGCATCGACCGGCTCGCGGTCACCAATCTGGACGGCCTGGACACCCTTGACACGATCAAGGTCTGCGTCGCGTATCGCGTCGGCACCAAGCGCTTTGATTACGTGCCGAACGATGTCGAGCTCCTCGCGAAGTGCGAACCGGTCTATCAAGAATTCCCCGGCTGGGGCACACCCACCGACAAGGCGAGCACTTGGAAACAATTGCCCGAAAAGGCGCGCAGCTACTTGAAGTCACTCGCGGCACTGACCGGCGCGAAGCTCGCCATCGCCTCGGTCGGACCCGCGCGGGAGCAGACGATTTTCGTCCAGTAA